A window from Cryptomeria japonica chromosome 1, Sugi_1.0, whole genome shotgun sequence encodes these proteins:
- the LOC131857171 gene encoding uncharacterized protein LOC131857171 → MAAFKQPRLKEVKLHEYGLHLLRYHDNRFRQHPRFRYFILNILMRHRSQATASVFVHKQLDDSMPITIFDLRQRLKDLPDDKLADQLMRFSSSIHGTKPFWNQRKRELIDMVIQIGCPTLFFTLSAADTKWPDLHNIMPTTTPTNPYATARWRLQNIVQNPQLTAMYMHHRFTAFREEVLEKILGANDYWYRYEWQHRGSAHIHGFIWLPKAPDIGKLQWNDIQSVQNALAYIDKYVSVWNPRSHALRNQMFHRSIVDDPCLIDTSMIVSSDPFIDYCDLANRVQRHTKCTIQTCLRRKGTSLQCCYKAPWNITEKSSLSNDDNGQPKHTLARNDDCLNLHNPFILSIWRANVDCQPVLSIDAMIKYIAKYAAKAENKSKTYHAMLSRISTNFESDKPAPNAFRKMLLDNLVDRDIGAQESFHLLLKLPLSLCSRTFFFLNVNQKNFQRVPITSTERTTYPNYIASYMARPIHLERMSLIKVTQKWSFNASRKHAQWKERATPIIVRVSPRFTTIPTKEEKCFQAFCWTELLLYHPFRNIQMDFGSTDDEIQALWERFPHKYKPWHVRRTSIEANERSNPTTPSSDIEQMPKNIRNEWQILSASYPGLPLHLDELDMLGQRDIDLKNDWGVHHFSPQEKEIATNFIHSNRRTFQPHHVLQRQSKNNLCIQQQKAYDIVISHLHANSLQAPLKMIVQGTAGTGKSHLITSIKSALKRSAPNGQSPLLLLAPTRVAAFNIQASTIHSSLRIPIKEMHPLQGQTLASFQESMYFIRYIIIDEMNFIGPRLIQRIDIRLCEAFPAHNQLPFGGRSIILFGDLGQLPPVKDIPMYASTSYGGTLWRSFITIITLKKIFRQIGDQPAQIAFRALLSNLRNVEPTIADWQLLLS, encoded by the exons ATGGCTGCATTCAAACAACCACGTCTTAAAGAAGTTAAGCTACATGAGTATGGTCTACATCTTTTAAGATACCATGATAATAGATTTCGTCAACACCCAAGGTTTAGGTACTTCATATTGAATATACTAATGCGCCATAGAAGTCAAGCCACCGCATCTGTATTTGTCCACAAACAACTTGATGATTCAATGCCTATAACAATTTTTGACCTTCGACAAAGATTAAAGGACTTGCCTGATGACAAACTAGCAGATCAACTAATGCGCTTTAGCTCGTCAATTCATGGAACTAAACCATTTTGGAATCAACGCAAAAGAGAACTTATAGACATGGTCATCCAAATTGGTTGTCCAACGCTATTTTTCACACTCAGTGCTGCTGATACAAAATGGCCAGACTTGCATAATATCATGCCAACCACCACACCTACAAATCCATATGCAACTGCTAGGTGGAGATTACAAAATATAGTTCAAAATCCACAACTTACTGCAATGTACATGCATCACAGATTTACTGCATTTCGTGAAGAAGTGTTGGAAAAAATTCTTGGCGCAAATGACTATTGGTATAG GTATGAATGGCAACATAGAGGCTCTGCACACATCCATGGTTTCATTTGGCTACCAAAAGCACCTGACATTGGCAAATTACAATGGAATGACATTCAGTCAGTACAAAATGCACTTGCATACATTGATAAATATGTCTCCGTGTGGAACCCACGAAGTCATGCATTAAGAAATCAAATGTTCCACCGATCCATTGTTGACGACCCTTGCTTGATAGACACAAGCATGATAGTATCAAGTGATCCTTTCATTGACTATTGTGATTTGGCCAACCGTGTTCAAAGACATACAAAATGTACTATCCAAACATGCCTTCGCAGGAAGGGGACATCTCTTCAATGCTGTTATAAAGCCCCTTGGAACATTACAGAGAAGTCGTCTCTTTCTAATGATGATAATGGCCAACCTAAGCACACCCTTGCTCGCAATGATGACTGcctaaatcttcacaacccattTATACTCTCAATATGGAGGGCCAATGTAGATTGCCAACCTGTTCTCTCAATTGATGCTATGATcaaatatattgcaaaatatgctgctaaagctgaaaacaaatcaaaaacatACCATGCAATGTTATCTCGAATATCAACCAACTTTGAGTCTGATAAACCAGCTCCTAATGCTTTTCGCAAAATGCTTCTTGACAACCTTGTGGATCGTGATATAGGTGCCCAAGAAAGTTTCCACCTTCTGCTAAAGCTACCACTCTCTCTTTGTAGtcgaacatttttttttttaaatgtgaaccaaaaaaatTTCCAACGTGTACCAATCACATCCACAGAAAGAACCACATATCCAAACTATATTGCATCTTACATGGCAAGACCAATACATTTAGAGAGAATGTCTCTTATCAAAGTAACTCAAAAATGGTCCTTCAACGCATCAAGAAAGCATGCTCAATGGAAAGAGCGAGCCACACCAATCATAGTTCGAGTGTCTCCACGATTCACAACCATCCCTACAAAGGAAGAAAAATGTTTTCAAGCATTTTGTTGGACTGAACTTTTATTGTACCACCCATTCCGCAACATTCAAATGGATTTCGGCTCAACAGATGATGAAATTCAAGCACTGTGGGAAAGGTTCCCGCACAAGTATAAGCCATGGCATGTACGTCGAACATCTATAGAAGCTAATGAAAGATCTAATCCTACCACTCCTTCAAGCGACATAGAACAAATGCCAAAAAACATCCGTAATGAATGGCAAATACTGTCAGCTTCATACCCAGGACTTCCTCTTCACCTAGATGAACTTGATATGCTTGGCCAACGTGATATTGACTTGAAGAATGACTGGGGAGTACATCACTTCAGTCCACAAGAAAAAGAAATAGCTACAAATTTCATACACTCCAATCGCCGAACATTTCAGCCCCATCATGTTCTCCAACGACAAAGCAAAAATAACCTATGTATACAACAACAaaaggcatatgatatagttatttCACATCTACATGCTAATAGTTTGCAAGCACCATtgaaaatgattgttcaaggaacTGCAGGCACAGGAAAGTCACACCTCATAACAAGCATAAAATCAGCACTCAAAAGATCAGCACCAAATGGCCAATCACCATTATTGCTCCTTGCACCAACTAGAGTTGCGGCATTCAATATacaagcatcaacaattcattCATCACTAAGAATTCCAATCAAAGAAATGCACCCTCTACAAGGACAAACATTGGCAAGCTTCCAAGAAAGCATGTACTTCATTCGCTACATTATAATTGATGAAATGAACTTCATTGGACCAAGGTTGATACAACGCATTGATATAAGGTTATGTGAGGCATTCCCTGCCCATAACCAGCTCCCATTTGGAGGACGCTCAATCATTCTCTTTGGTGACTTGGGCCAACTACCACCTGTCAAAGACATTCCTATGTATGCTTCAACTTCATATGGAGGGACACTATGGCGTAGCTTCATAACAATTATAACATTGAAAAAAATATTTCGTCAAATTGGAGATCAACCTGCACAAATTGCCTTTCGTGCACTTCTCTCCAATTTACGAAATGTAGAACCCACTATTGCAGATTGGCAACTTTTATTGTCTTGA